From the genome of Spinacia oleracea cultivar Varoflay chromosome 2, BTI_SOV_V1, whole genome shotgun sequence, one region includes:
- the LOC130467443 gene encoding uncharacterized protein, with product MIEKLTSRLEKLKNTPSQSPSPSTIPPPSATLLSKGKGKQLYAIVTRSGKTLDDSATHVEAPSSRGESSTGNESSDRDDAEEKSRVDDMSDGDKSKETPLPPLPTPFSPYPHRHKWDVQFAKFLVILRQLYVTIPFKDALKQIPSYTRFLKEVLSGKRDLDVKETELEISNALCDLGASVSILPYSVFAKLDVGDLVPTNITLQLADRSVKYPIGKVEDVPLVVGELTFLVDVVVLDIDEDAHTPHYLGEAIFGHRGCSYRCARRTNHFESGRRQG from the exons ATGATTGAGAAGCTTACCTCACGCTTGGAGAAGCTCAAAAATACACCAAGCCAATCGCCATCACCGTCTACAATCCCTCCTCCCTCGGCCACTCTTCTCTCtaaggggaagggcaag CAATTGTATGCCAttgtgacaaggagtgggaagacCTTAGATGATAGTGCTACGCATGTTGAAGCTCCTAGCTCTAGGGGTGAGAGTTCTACGGGAAATGAGTCCTCGGACCGTGATGATGCGGAAGAGAAGTCTCGTGTCGACGACATGAGTGATGGTGATAAGTCGAAGGAgactcctcttcctcctctcccaaCTCCTTTTTCCCCCTATCCCCATAGACACAAATGGGATGTGCAATTCGCAAAATTTCTTGTGATTCTTCGACAATTGTATGTCACTATCCCCTTTAAGGATGCTTTGAAACAAATTCCTTCTTATACGAGATTTCTCAAGGAAGTCTTGAGTGGGAAGCGAGATCTTGACGTAAAGGAGACG gagcttgaaataagcaatgcctTGTGTGATTTGGGTGCTAGCGTTAGTATACTACCTTATTCGGTGTTTGCCAAGCTTGACGTTGGAGATCTTGTCCCAACcaacatcaccttgcaactTGCCGACCGTTCGGTCAAGTATCCTATTGGCAAGGTTGAGGATGTTCCCCTAGTGGTTGGCGAGCTTACTTTCCTTGTGGATGTCGTCGTCTTGGACATTGATGAGGATGCCCATACCCCCCATTATCTTGGggaggccatttttggccaccgcGGGTGCTCTTATCGATGTGCAAGAAGGACTAATCACTTTGAAAGCGGGAGACGCCAAGGCTAG